The proteins below come from a single Danio aesculapii chromosome 23, fDanAes4.1, whole genome shotgun sequence genomic window:
- the nr4a1 gene encoding nuclear receptor subfamily 4 group A member 1, which produces MTCVQSQHGVQSYESSLFSSEFLNPDFTSRLAMDVTDQREQLSAPSLPSITSLVGGYVGEFDTYSCQIATGAASTCVGSTSGQLDSFKLDDLQVYGCYPGTFALSYLDETLSSSGGSNCFGSPASAPSPSTPGFQHMSAWDSTFGPCSPDEGCWGSEKPLNQAASFFTFGHVTADELSPLGPIQPQIPDQDPFSHTPQHGSPLPFSPLSLEQGSRDGSGLMDGHLSPKVRSPTGNEGRCAVCGDNASCQHYGVRTCEGCKGFFKRTVQKNAKYVCLANKDCPVDKRRRNRCQFCRFQKCLAVGMVKEVVRTDSLKGRRGRLPSKPKAVQDSLSVSSPVNIIASLVTAHIDSNPASASLDYSKYQESASGLPEKEDANDIQQFYDLLTGSMDVIRKWAGSIPGFSAFCKEDQELLLESAFVELFILRLAYRSNPETDKLIFCNGMVLHRTQCVRSFGDWIDSIMEFSQSLHRLNLDISAFSCLATLVIITDRHGLKEPKRIEDLQNRLITCLRDHVSTSALEVARPNYLSRLLSKLPELRTLCTQGLQRIFYLKLEDLVPPPPIVDKIFMDTLPF; this is translated from the exons ATGACCTGTGTTCAAAGTCAACATGGAGTCCAGTCCTATGAGAGCTCCCTCTTCAGCTCAGAGTTTTTGAATCCTGACTTCACCTCCAGGTTGGCTATGGATGTGACCGACCAGCGGGAACAGCTCTCTGCACCCTCCCTACCCAGCATCACCTCTCTGGTCGGAGGATACGTTGGCGAGTTTGACACCTACTCATGCCAGATCGCCACAGGAGCTGCTTCTACCTGTGTGGGCAGCACCTCCGGGCAGCTGGACTCCTTCAAGCTGGATGACCTTCAGGTGTACGGCTGCTACCCGGGCACGTTTGCTTTGAGCTACCTGGATGAGACGCTGTCCTCTTCGGGTGGGTCAAACTGCTTTGGAAGTCCGGCATCTGCACCATCTCCCTCCACCCCAGGATTCCAGCACATGTCTGCATGGGACAGCACCTTTGGTCCCTGCTCCCCTGATGAGGGCTGCTGGGGTTCAGAGAAGCCTTTGAACCAGGCTGCATCTTTCTTCACATTTGGGCACGTCACAGCTGATGAGCTTTCCCCACTGGGACCGATTCAGCCACAGATCCCAGATCAGGATCCTTTTTCTCATACTCCGCAACACGGTTCTCCACTTCCTTTCAGTCCACTCAGCCTGGAGCAGGGCAGCCGGGATGGATCAGGACTGATGGACGGACACCTGTCTCCTAAAGTGAGGAGCCCCACAGGAAACGAGGGACGCTGCGCAGTGTGCGGAGACAATGCTTCTTGTCAGCATTACGGGGTGCGCACATGCGAAGGATGCAAAGGCTTTTTCAAG CGCACCGTACAGAAGAACGCCAAATATGTTTGCCTCGCCAACAAAGACTGTCCAGTGGATAAAAGGCGAAGAAACAGATGCCAGTTCTGCCGCTTCCAAAAGTGCCTAGCTGTGGGGATGGTGAAGGAAG TTGTAAGAACAGACAGCCTGAAAGGAAGAAGGGGGCGTCTGCCATCGAAACCCAAAGCTGTTCAGGACTCTCTATCAGTCTCTTCACCTGTGAACATCATCGCCTCTCTCGTCACTGCCCATATCGACTCAAACCCTGCTAGTGCAAGTCTGGACTATTCAAAG TATCAGGAATCAGCATCTGGATTACCTGAGAAGGAAGATGCCAACGACATACAGCAGTTTTATGACCTGCTAACAGGGTCAATGGACGTGATCAGGAAGTGGGCTGGAAGCATCCCTGGATTCAGTGCCTTTTGTAAGGAGGACCAAGAGCTTCTTCTGGAGTCAGCTTTTGTTGAGCTCTTCATTCTTCGTCTAGCTTACAG GTCAAACCCTGAGACAGACAAACTTATTTTCTGCAATGGTATGGTTCTGCACCGGACGCAGTGCGTACGAAGCTTTGGTGATTGGATTGACTCAATTATGGAGTTCTCTCAGAGTTTACATCGCTTGAATTTGGACATATCTGCTTTTTCCTGTCTTGCCACACTGGTCATAATCAcag ATCGACATGGCCTGAAAGAGCCCAAACGGATTGAAGACCTCCAAAACCGTTTGATCACGTGTCTCAGAGACCACGTCTCCACAAGTGCCCTTGAGGTCGCCCGGCCCAACTATCTGTCCCGACTGCTGAGCAAGCTCCCGGAGCTGAGAACACTGTGCACCCAAGGCCTCCAGCGAATCTTCTATCTCAAACTGGAAGACTTGGTCCCACCTCCACCCATTGTGGATAAAATCTTCATGGACACGTTGCCATTCTGA
- the rprm3 gene encoding reprimo, TP53 dependent G2 arrest mediator homolog 3 — MNVSHGLLNRTISTVKHPLDAGRGCCNFSVITSDGFGSPIQDERDQFITRLVQIAVLCVLSLTVIFGIFFLGCNLLIKSESMINLLVEDRRPSKDAEIIMIAA; from the coding sequence ATGAATGTTTCTCACGGACTACTGAACCGGACTATCTCCACCGTGAAGCATCCTCTGGACGCCGGTCGAGGATGCTGCAACTTCTCGGTGATCACCAGCGACGGGTTTGGTTCACCGATCCAGGACGAGCGCGATCAGTTCATCACGCGTCTGGTGCAGATAGCGGTTCTCTGCGTGCTCTCACTGACTGTCATTTTCGGCATCTTCTTCCTCGGATGCAATCTACTGATAAAGTCTGAGAGCATGATAAACTTGCTGGTGGAGGACAGGAGACCTTCTAAAGACGCGGAAATTATTATGATCGCTGCATGA